GCCGCCGCTCGCGACGGTTTCAATCAATGTTTACAAGGATAAAAGCGGTTTTCCCTGTGGACAAAAGGCGCGTTTCTTGGTAAAGTCAGGAGTTTTGAAATCGTCTTTTTCAAATCCCGAAAATTACCCGACCGGAGGCAAAAATTGAGCGCAAAAGCCGCAACCAGAAACGAAGGATACACATCAGAGCAGATAAAGGTTCTGCCGGGCCTTGAGGCCGTCAGAAAGCGCCCCGATATGTATATCGGCGACACCAGCACGAGGGGGTTTCACCACCTCGTTTTTGAGGTTGTGGACAACAGCGTTGACGAGGCGCTGGCGGGCTTCTGCACCGAGGTGAAGACGGTTATTCACGATGACGGCTCAATAACGGTTTCCGACAACGGCAGGGGCATTCCGGTTGACAAGCACGAGAAAACGGGCAAGTCCGGCGTTGAGGTCGTTATGACGATGCTGCACGCCGGCGGGAAGTTTGACGGCAAGGTTTACAAGGTTTCCGGCGGCCTTCACGGGGTCGGCGTTACGGTTGTGAACGCGCTTTCGGAGTTTCTTGAACTTGAGATACACAGAGACGGCAGAATCTGGAAGCAGAGATACGAAAAGGGCAAAGCCGTAACCGAACTGCGGGGCGATGAAAAGACCGACACCAGCGGGACGTCAATCACCTTCAAGCCGGACGCCTCCATATTTGAGATAGACGAGTTTTCCCATGACACCATCGCCCACAGGATGAGGGAGCTGGCGTTTCTCAACAGCGGGCTGACAATGTCGCTCACGGATGAGCGCACGGACAAGAGCCAGACTTTCTTTTACGAGGGGGGAATCTCCGCGTTTGTCGGGGAGATGAACGAGCGCGTCCGCCCGCTTCATCCCGATGTGATACACGTTTCGGGCGAGAAGTCCGACACGATGATAGAGATAGCCTTTCAGTATAACGACACCTACAGGGAGAATGTTCTGTGCTACGCCAACAACATTAACAACGTTGAGGGCGGCACTCATCTGGCGGGTTTCAGGGGCGCGCTGACGCGAACCATCAACAAATACGCCGAAGACAAGGGGCTTTTGAAAAACCTGAAGGTTCAGCTTTCGGGGGATGATGTGCGCGAAGGGCTTACGGCGGTTGTGAGCGTGAAACTGCCCGACCCCAAGTTTGAGGGGCAGACCAAAACCAAACTCGGCAACACCTATGTCAAGGGAATAGTGGAGACCCTTCTCAACGAGCGGCTTTCCGCATTTTTTGAGCAGAACCCGCAAGTGGCAAAGCGGATAGTGGGCAAGGCGATTGACTCCGCCCGCGCGAGGGACGCCGCCCGCAAGGCGAGGGAGTTGACCCGGCGCAAAAGCGCTCTGGAGTCCGGCTCTCTTCCGGGAAAACTTGCCGACTGTCAGGAGAAAGACCCCACCCGTTGCGAACTGTTCATAGTTGAGGGCGAGTCTGCGGGGGGGTCGGCAAAGCAGGCGCGTTCCCGGCTCAATCAGGCGGTTCTTCCGCTTAAGGGCAAAATCCTCAATGTGGAGAAAGCCCGCATAGACAAGATGCTCGGCAACGAGGAGATTCGCACCATCATAAGCGTTCTCGGAACGGGAATAGGCGAAGAGGACTTTGACATTTCCAAACTGCGCTACCACAAGATTATCCTGATGACGGACGCCGATGTTGACGGCTCGCACATACGGACGCTTCTGCTCACGCTGTTTTACAGAAGTTTCAGGGATGTGATAGAGAGGGGGTATCTTTATATCGCCCAGCCGCCGTTATACAAGGTGAGAAAGGGAAAAACCGACCGCTATATCAAGGATGACACCGAGTATGAAAACCATCTGCTTGGCCTCGGCATTGAGGGCTGCGCGGTCAAGACCGGCGGCAACGGAACTGCAAAAACCCTGAAGGCGGCGGGGCTGACCGGTTTTGTGCGGGACTCAATCCGCTATGGCAGGCGGCTTGAGGCGATAATCAGAAGGGGCGGGCATCCCAAAATCGTTGAGGCGTTTGCCGCCCTGCCCGGTTTCGGCGCGGACTCCCTTGTGCCGGGCGGCGATTTGGACGGGGCGCTTGAGGCGGTAAAGAAAACCCTTGCGGCGCGCAACCCGGAGATAACGGACATAGACTGGATGATAGAGGAAGACCCCTCGGATGAGGGGGGTGTCCGGGTGGTTTATGATTTCAAGGAAAACGGCGCGGTTGCCCGCGCGGAGATGGACAGGGAGCTTGCCTCCTCGCCCGAATTTGCCGACCTTGCGCGTCTCGGCGGCTCAATAACGGATGCGGGAGCGGGTCCCTATCTTGTTACCGAGGGGGAGGATGAGCGGTCGTTTGAGATGTTTTCCGAGGTTTCGGACTTCATAATTGAGCGCGGCAAGAGGGGGCTTTTCATACAGCGATACAAAGGCCTCGGAGAGATGAACCCCGAGCAGTTGTGGGAAACCACAATGAACCCTGAAACCTACACGCTCAGGAAGGTTACGCTTGAGGATGCGGAGGGGGCGGAACTTATGTTTCAGACCCTGATGGGCGATGAGGTTGAGCCGAGGCGCGAGTTTATAGAACAGAACGCGCTGAAAGTCAGCAATCTGGATGTTTAAGGCCGGTGTGTTCAAGCCGGTAAATGGCTGCAAAAATGTCCGCCGGTTTTCTGAGCAAGTGTCGGAGTTGGGAGCAGTTTGTCGCCTATGCCGGTGAACTGGAGACCGCCAAGCAGAAAGGCGACCTTTTTGAAGAACTTGTCCGGCTGTATCTTTCCACCTGCCCGGAATACAAAACACAACTTTCCGATGTCTGGCTTCTCGCCGGTGTTCCGCGCAATGTCGCCCGGAAACTGAACCTGCCAAAAGCCGATGAGGGCATAGATTTAATCGCAAAAACCCGCAGCGGTCATTTCTGGGCTATACAGGCAAAATACAGGTCTGACGGAAAAACCGCCCTTAATACCCGCGATTTGGCGAAATTTTCCCAACTGTCTTTTGCTTACTGCAAAAACATCAATTTCGGCGTTGTCGCCCATACGACTGACAAACCCGTCAGGAAAAAAGAACTGCTCGGCAATGTTGCGGAGATAGGGCTTTCTCGCTGGCTTGAACTGACGGCGGATGACTGGGCGGCAATTCGCGCTCATGCAAAGGGCGGAAAACACAAGCCCGCAAAACTCAAACCGAAACCTCATCAGGAAGCCGCGTTGAAAAAAATACGCGGGCATTACCTGAAAGAGAAAAAGCCACGCGGCAGAATGATTATGCCTTGCGGGTCGGGAAAGAGTCTGACGGCTTTCTGGGCGGCGGAGGCAATAGGGGCGCGGACAATAATTCTTGCCGTGCCGAGTCTTATTCTGATACGGCAGGGCGTCCGCGACTGGATGCGGGAATATGTGGCGCGTGGCAAAACACCCGACTGGCTTTGTGTTTGCAGTGATGAAACAGTCGGCAAAGGCGCGGACAGTTTTGTTTCAAGCGTTTATGAAACCGGCATTCCCGCGACAACGGACACGGCTGAAATAGCCGCTTTTTTGAGAAAGCGCTCATCCGTTCCGAAGGTGGTGTTTACCACCTATCAAAGCAGTCCGCGCCTTGCCGCCGCCGCAAAGGAAACCGGGCAGGCGATTGATCTTTGCATTCTGGATGAGGCGCACAAAACAGTCGGGCAAAAGGGGTCGGCTTTTGCGACTTTGCTTGATGACGGAAAGATGAAGATTAAGACCCGTCTTTTTATGACGGCAACGGAAAGGGTTTTGCACGGGAGGAATGAAGAGGTCTTGTCAATGGATGATGAGAGGATTTACGGTCCGTGTTTTTATCAACTGACATTTAAGGAGGCGATTGAGGGGAATGTTATCTGCGATTATGAGATATTGACCCTTTTGATTACGGATGCGGAAATCCGTGAGATTGTCGGCGGAAACAAACTTGTCCGTGATCGTTTAGGCGAAGGGGAAATTCATGAGTCCGCCCCGCTTGCGGCGGGCGTTGCGCTTGGGAGGGTTTTCAAGGAGCGTAAAATCAGGCATGCGGTTTCTTTTCACAGGAGCATAAAAGCGGCTGACGATTTCAGGGTTCAACAGGATGAGATTTCTCAGTCGGGCGTTATTGAAAAGGGAATAGAGAATTTTCACATTTCAAGCGCCCTTTCCACAGGGGAGAGGACGGAGATTATGCGGGATTTTGAAAATGCGGAAAGGTCGTTAATAACGAATGCGCGGTGTTTAAGCGAAGGCGTTGATGTTCCTGCGATTGATTGCGTTTTGTTCGCCGACCCGAAGCAGAGTGTTGTGGATATTGTTCAGGCGGCGGGCAGGGCAATGAGAAAGGCGGAGGGGAAAAAGAAGGGATACATACTTTTGCCGATAGTTGTGCCGGAGGGGTTGAGTTTTGAGGAGTTTGCGAAGACAACGGCGTTTAAGAAGGTCGCGAGACAAATAACGGCTTTGTCAACACAGGATGAGAGGATAAAGGATTATTTCCGTGCGGTAACGGAAGGGAGGAGACGCAGAGGGGGAAAGATGATTTCCATGAGCGGGGATGTGCCGATTGGGATGAGGATTGATTTTGAGGAGTTTGCCAAAGCGATTGAGACTGAGGTTTGGCGTAGGGTTGCGAAGGTTAATTGGAGGGAGTTTGAGGAGGCAAGGGAGTGGGCGCGAGGGTTGGGGCTTAAAAACGTCAGGGAATGGCACGAGCGCGTAGGGATTGGGTTACCCAAAGATATTCCAACCAACCCCCAATCTGTATACAAAAATAAAGGGTGGATTAGTTTGCCTGATTGGCTTGGGACAGGTATCGGGAAAAGAAGGGTGCGTAGGACAGAGTTTCGCCCTTTTGAAGAAGCGCGGGAGTATGCACGGTCCTTGAACCTCAAAAGCGGCACTGAGTGGAACAGACATACAAAGTCACCCGAATTTCCGAAGGATATTGCTGTTGTTCCCAGTCTAACTTACAAACACAAAGGTTGGGTCAGTTGGCCTGACTTTCTTGGAAAGGTCGTGAGGGAGTATCGCTCATTTGAAGAAGCGCGGGAGTATGCGCGGTCTTTGAACCTCAGAAGTAGCACTGAGTGGGTCAGACATACAAAATCATCCGAGTTTCCAAAAGATGTGCCTGTTAATCCCTCCTACAGATATGCAAACAAAGAATGGGCTGGTTGGCCTGACTGGCTTGGGACAGGTACTAAGAAAAGGGGG
This genomic interval from Candidatus Dadabacteria bacterium contains the following:
- the gyrB gene encoding DNA topoisomerase (ATP-hydrolyzing) subunit B, giving the protein MSAKAATRNEGYTSEQIKVLPGLEAVRKRPDMYIGDTSTRGFHHLVFEVVDNSVDEALAGFCTEVKTVIHDDGSITVSDNGRGIPVDKHEKTGKSGVEVVMTMLHAGGKFDGKVYKVSGGLHGVGVTVVNALSEFLELEIHRDGRIWKQRYEKGKAVTELRGDEKTDTSGTSITFKPDASIFEIDEFSHDTIAHRMRELAFLNSGLTMSLTDERTDKSQTFFYEGGISAFVGEMNERVRPLHPDVIHVSGEKSDTMIEIAFQYNDTYRENVLCYANNINNVEGGTHLAGFRGALTRTINKYAEDKGLLKNLKVQLSGDDVREGLTAVVSVKLPDPKFEGQTKTKLGNTYVKGIVETLLNERLSAFFEQNPQVAKRIVGKAIDSARARDAARKARELTRRKSALESGSLPGKLADCQEKDPTRCELFIVEGESAGGSAKQARSRLNQAVLPLKGKILNVEKARIDKMLGNEEIRTIISVLGTGIGEEDFDISKLRYHKIILMTDADVDGSHIRTLLLTLFYRSFRDVIERGYLYIAQPPLYKVRKGKTDRYIKDDTEYENHLLGLGIEGCAVKTGGNGTAKTLKAAGLTGFVRDSIRYGRRLEAIIRRGGHPKIVEAFAALPGFGADSLVPGGDLDGALEAVKKTLAARNPEITDIDWMIEEDPSDEGGVRVVYDFKENGAVARAEMDRELASSPEFADLARLGGSITDAGAGPYLVTEGEDERSFEMFSEVSDFIIERGKRGLFIQRYKGLGEMNPEQLWETTMNPETYTLRKVTLEDAEGAELMFQTLMGDEVEPRREFIEQNALKVSNLDV
- a CDS encoding DEAD/DEAH box helicase family protein; the encoded protein is MAAKMSAGFLSKCRSWEQFVAYAGELETAKQKGDLFEELVRLYLSTCPEYKTQLSDVWLLAGVPRNVARKLNLPKADEGIDLIAKTRSGHFWAIQAKYRSDGKTALNTRDLAKFSQLSFAYCKNINFGVVAHTTDKPVRKKELLGNVAEIGLSRWLELTADDWAAIRAHAKGGKHKPAKLKPKPHQEAALKKIRGHYLKEKKPRGRMIMPCGSGKSLTAFWAAEAIGARTIILAVPSLILIRQGVRDWMREYVARGKTPDWLCVCSDETVGKGADSFVSSVYETGIPATTDTAEIAAFLRKRSSVPKVVFTTYQSSPRLAAAAKETGQAIDLCILDEAHKTVGQKGSAFATLLDDGKMKIKTRLFMTATERVLHGRNEEVLSMDDERIYGPCFYQLTFKEAIEGNVICDYEILTLLITDAEIREIVGGNKLVRDRLGEGEIHESAPLAAGVALGRVFKERKIRHAVSFHRSIKAADDFRVQQDEISQSGVIEKGIENFHISSALSTGERTEIMRDFENAERSLITNARCLSEGVDVPAIDCVLFADPKQSVVDIVQAAGRAMRKAEGKKKGYILLPIVVPEGLSFEEFAKTTAFKKVARQITALSTQDERIKDYFRAVTEGRRRRGGKMISMSGDVPIGMRIDFEEFAKAIETEVWRRVAKVNWREFEEAREWARGLGLKNVREWHERVGIGLPKDIPTNPQSVYKNKGWISLPDWLGTGIGKRRVRRTEFRPFEEAREYARSLNLKSGTEWNRHTKSPEFPKDIAVVPSLTYKHKGWVSWPDFLGKVVREYRSFEEAREYARSLNLRSSTEWVRHTKSSEFPKDVPVNPSYRYANKEWAGWPDWLGTGTKKRGHRTEYRSFEEAREHVRSLRLANSSKWWEYTKSPDFPNDIPTAPYRTYKEDWINWRHWLGNGSWLEDGKRFCPFEDAREYARSLGFKRKSEWEKYTKFRSPCPGDIPYVPDVQYKNKGWVSWDDWLRRYRSFEKAREYARSLNLKRRSEWVKHTRSPDFPDDIPNNPYKAYENKGWSDWNDWLGTG